TCGAATACGGCATGGTGGGCATCAATACCGGATTGATCTCCAACGAAGTCGCGCCGTTTGGCGGCGTGAAGCAGTCGGGTCTCGGCAGGGAAGGGTCGCATTACGGTATCGATGACTACCTCGTCATCAAGTACCTGTGCATGGCGGTTTGATCGCCAGAATCATTCAAGAAGAACAAGAGAGGAGCACGCCGCCATGAGTACGTCGTCGTCGAGCAGCGCGGAAGTGACGCTGGATCGCACGCAGAGCGAAGCGGGACATCGCTTCGACACCGCGACCGTTTCGATACCCACTCGCGTGACGATGCGGGTCGTCGCGATCTGTCTCGCGATGATCCTCGCCGAAGGCTATGACGTCGCCATCTACGGGGCCGTGCTGCCCATGCTCACCCACGGCACCGACTGGTCGTTGTCGGCGCTGCAGTTGGGCGCCATCGCGAGCTGCTCGCTGGCGGGGATGATGATCGGCGCGATGGGTGCGGGTACGCTCAGCGACATGATCGGCCGGCGCCGCATGTTGCTCGGCAGCGCGGCGCTCTTTTCCGCGATGATGGCGGCCGCCGCGCTCGCGCCCACGCCGGCCTGGTTCGTCGTCGCGCGGATCGTCGGTGGACTGGGACTGGGCGGCGTCGTGCCGACTGCGGCGGCGCTCACGGTCGAATACTCGCCGCCTGGGCGCCGCTCCTTCAACTATGCCCTGATTTACACGGGATATTCGCTGGGCGGCATTCTGGTCGCGCTGCTCGCGATGAACTGGCTGCCAACGCACGGCTGGCGGTTGCTGTTCGGCGTGGGTGCTGCACCGCTCATCCTCGTTGTGCTCACGGCGCGCTATTTGCCGGAATCGCTGGAGTTCCTGCTGGCGAGAAACCGTTTGGCCGAGGCGCGCTCCGTCGCGCGTGCGCTCGGCATTCGGCATTCAGCGCTGGAGAATGAAGTTCAAGCGCAGGCTGCGCACACCGCAATCGTCAGCGGTGCGCCGATTCGCTCGCTCTTCGACGCATCCAGCGTGCGCGCCACACTGGCATTCTGGATCGCCATGTTCATGGGCTTGCTCCTGCTCTATGGGCTCAGCACCTGGCTGCCGCAACTTATGCGCAAGGCCGGCTTTCCGCTCGGATCGAGCCTCGCGTTGCTGGTGACGCTCAATTCGACTGCGGCATTGGGTTCGCTGCTTGGCGGCGCAGTGGCCGACCGTCTGGGTTCGAAGCGGGTGGTCAGCGTGCTCTATCTGCTTGCTGCAGCCAGCCTGTGTGCGCTGCCGTTCGCCCATGGCGCGCTGCAAACATACGTACTCGTCGGCGTTGCAGGGGTGGGCACGATCGGCAACACGATGCTGCTTGGAGCGTATATCACGCGCTACTATCCGCCGCGCAACCGGGCGACGGGCATTGGCTGGGCGCTGGGAATCGGGCGCTTCGGTGCAATCGCCGGGCCATTGATCGGCGGCGCGCTGGCACAGGCGGGTGCGCCGTTGCCCTGGAATTTCTACGCGTTTGCCGGTGGGGGTTTCGCGGCGGCGATCGCCGTGCTGGCCGTTCCGAAACATGCTGCAGGTATCGAGTAACTCAAGGCGGTTTGCTGCTATTACACTCAAGATGAAGCTAATAAAGAATCTCCCCATTGCGGGGAAAACCGGGGTTGCATTTGCCTGCGCGATTGTTGCGTTCGTGGTCAGTGCCTGTATTTGCCTCGCCAGCGTGCGGGCAATTGATCATAAACAGAAGGAGTTCGAAGCATCCGAACAAACGCTGCTTCTGCTGAAGGACGGAACAGCGGACTACCTCAACATCATCTGGGCGGTGCTGGCGAACAACCTGAACGGGAAGGCCGGACACAAGGCGTGGATCGACCAGCACCGGGCGGATTTCGGCACAAGACTGGCGGCGCTGCGTTCGATAGACGGCACGGCTGACGCCGCGCAGCTGGCTGGCGCAGGCCAGCAGGAATATGAACGCTGGCTCAGCACGGTCGTCGACCCGCTTGTGGAGATGCGAAGGAAAGTCGACGCTTCTTCGGCCAACGTCGGCGACCTCTCGGCATTGACCGAGAGCTTCGGATCGTACCTGGGAACCGACCGGCTCATCGCCGCGATGGACAAGCTGGACCAGTACGAGCGAGAGCGCATGCTTGCGAGCGGCAAGGAGCTGGATTCGCTGCGCGCCCGAATCTACGTGACGATACTGACCAGTACGGTGATCGCGGTCATCGCGTCCATGCTCGCAGGCACCTGGCTTTCGCGCGCGGTGTCGCGTCCGCTGAAACAGGCTGTGACGGTGGCGACTCGTGTTGCGCAAGGCGACCTCACAGCTTCGATCGAGGCGTCGTCAATGGATGAAACCGGGCAACTCATGCGCGGCCTCGATGCGATGAACCAGAGCCTCGCGAAAATAGTCGGCGGCGTTCGCGTCGGCACGGACAGCATTGCGACCGCGTCGAGCGAAATCGCGGCCGGAAACGTCGATCTCTCTTCGCGCACGGAGCAGCAGGCAAGTTCGCTCGAAGAAACGGCGGCCAGCATGACGGAACTGACCGTCACCGTGCGCCAGAATGCCGACAATGCGCGGCAGGCGAACGCATTGGCTACGCGAGCGTCGGGCATGGCGGAAGCCGGAAACGAATCGGTTTCGAGCATGGTTCAGACCATCCGCAATATCAGTAGCAGTTCGAAGCAAATCTCCGAGATCACCGCCGTGATCGAGGGCATTGCGTTTCAGACCAATATCCTTGCGTTGAACGCCGCTGTGGAAGCTGCACGAGCGGGCGAGCAGGGCCGCGGTTTCGCGGTCGTCGCGAGCGAAGTGCGCGGCCTTGCGCAGCGTTCGGCGACGGCGGCGAGGGAGATCAAGGAGCTGATCGTTTCGTCGGTGGTAGCGATCCAGGACAGCGCGAAGCAGGCTGACGACGTGGGCGAGGCCATGGCCGAAGTCAAGATGGCGATCAAGCAGGTTGCGGGCATTGTCGGCGAGATTGCCGCGGCGTCCGACGAGCAAAGCCGTGGGATCGACGAAGTGAACCAGGCCGTGAACCAGATGGACCGGTTTACCCAGCAAAATGCGGCGCTGGTGGAACAGGCGGCTGCGGCTGCGCGGGCGCTTGAGGAACAAGCGATGCACCTCAAGAATGCTGTGGCTGTGTTTACAATCGACGGCCCGAATTTCGAGCATGGAAGCCGCGATATGGCGCATGCGCGGTCATTGGAAATGGGAAGCCAGGCGACGAGCGAGTTTGATGAGGTCGCCATGCTCGGCTAGCCCGTACGTTCCATTGCGGACAATCGCAATCCGGCGTCGACGAATGGCTGGTCTCATCGCATACGGATGAGTCTTCTCGACCCGCTTCCGCCGGTCGACACGTTGTGGCCCGTGCGGCGCTTTTCCGACTACAGGAGCCGTTCGCGGGATTAGGTCTTTGGCAAGTTCGCTGCCTTTGCGGACTGCAACTCGCGTCGTATACCGATGAGCGCGTCGCAGTGATGGGCACGATCGTCTGCCCGATGTCCGGCATCATCTTCGCGCCGGATCCTAACCCCAAGTCCGTGATTCGAGTTTACTAAGCCATCGAGGCATTGATCATTTTCAATTGTCCGTCTGATTGCGGAACCGCCGTTTTGGCCAATTTCTTAGCGCTAGGTTCGGCGCTTGAATGACTGCTTGTTGGATGGATTTGCCATTCGAACGATTTTGCGACAGAGCGGAAGAGAGTCGCTTCCTGGCCGATATGACCCATTCGACGGTGGCGAGAGCTACCATTCGCCGATGCCGGTTTGCGAATGATAGTAACGGAGTGCGCAGCCGCCTCACGTCGCCCAGCATCGAACGTCGGGTGAGGTCGCATCGTAAGCGTAGTCGACGCTTGTCTGCTGTGGCGATCCATCCAGATGACCACGCACGCAGGCACTGATTTGCGGATGCCGGACTGCACTGTGAGACAGGCTGCAGGTCTTACGCTTTCGACGACGAGCGCCCAGACACCTTTTCGTACCACGAGCGCAGTGCGTCGCACTCGGCCGGAATGTCAATCTTCATGCCGCCCGCCGCGAAGTCGATCGTCACCAGCGCCGTGATGTCTGCCGCAGAGAATGCGTCGCCCGCGACGAAGGGCACCGTCCCCAGTCGGTCGTTGAAATCGGCGAAGAAGTTGGCGACACGCTGCTTGCTGCGCTCGACGATTTCGGGAATTTGATCATAGGCATGCGGCCCGGACAACGCCCGCCCTTTGAGCCCGGCGACGGCATTCCTGACGCCTTCCATCACCGCCGAGAACCCGTCGAGTTCGGCGCGCCGTTCCCACATCGAGATCAGCGCCTTCTCGCGAGGCGTTGTGCCGAGCAACGGGGGCGTGTCGGGCCAGGCCTCTTCGACGTAGCGCCAGATGGCGGGCACTTCGCCGATCGCGGTGCCATCGGGCAGCAGGAGCGTCGGGACCTGGCGGCGAGGGTTGATTGCGACATAGGCATCGGAGAATTGCTCCTTCGCACCCAGGTCTACCGCCCTGGTAGTAAGGGTGATGCCTTTTTCGGCGAGAAAGATGCGGACACGTCGGGAGTTGGGGGACGCGCTGGATTGAAAAAGAGTGTGATCGGTTTTCACTGTTGGTTCCATCGGGAAAAGTGATTGGTGTAGAGATCAGCGTTTGCACGCAAGCGAATGCGTGCAGACACTCGACGCGCCAGCTCGACTGCTTCAGCCCGCTGTCTTGCCACCGTCGACGGTCAGGACCTGTCCCGTGACGAACGCTGCGCCGTCATTTGCGAGATAGAGCACGGCCGCCGCGATATCGTTGGGTTTGCCGATCCGCGCCAGCGGCACGGCCGCGGCGAGTGCCGCCTTGTTCTCCGGCGTTACGGTAAAGCGGTCCAGCATGCCGGTGTCGGTCGGACCAGGCGCGACAGCGTTGACCCGAACGCCCGCGGCGGCCACTTCGAGCGCAGCCGATTTCGTGATGCCTTCGACCGCATGTTTGCTGCCCGCATAGACCGATGCGAACGCCGCACCTTCGTGACCGTAAGTTGAGGAAACGTTGACGATGCTGCCGGACTGCTGCGCCGTCATCACCCGTAGTTCGTGTTTCAGGCTTAACAGCGTGCCGAGTACGTTGGTGTCGAAGGTCTCGGCGTAGCTTTCGGCAGTCTGCTCGACGATCGCGCCCGGCCTGCCTTCCGTGCCGGCGTTGTTCACTGCGACATCGAGGCGGCCGAAGCGGGAGACGGTCTCGTCGACGAGGCGACGGACGTCTTCGTCGCGACGTACGTCGGCCTGCACGAAGGCGGCTTCGGTACCGAGGGCGCGAAGTTCGGCTTCGAGCGCCTTGCCTTCTGCAGGGCGGCGTCCAGAGATCGCGAGACGGGCCCCGCTGTTTGCAAACGCGAAAGCAGTCGCGCGGCCGATACCGGTCAACGCACCAGTAATGAGAACAACCGGCTTTTCCATGTTCAGACTCCAGGAGATATAGGCAACGTGAATGGGAAGGGGCCGGGGAACGGAGTAAAACAATCCGTTAAGCTCTTTCCTTGAGAGGCACTCTAGCCGTCGCCAGCGTTCACTAAAAAGACTTTGTAAGCTTGACGGCATGCTTGCCAGGCATGGCCGGGAGAGGCCCTTGGCTCTTGATGTGGCTGTCGCGGGCCCACCTGCCGCGGTCGATCTTCAGCGTGATTGACGAGCCCTTCGCGCGCAGATTCTTGGCGAGCGCCATAGAATCACGGTGCGGGCATGCAAGGGGCGGTGTTCATTGCGTGCTATTTCCGCCGACTGACGATTCGCGCTATATGTGGGGCGCGGAGTAGATGGTCGACGGCAGCGTCACGCTGCTCTAATGTCTCGGCTCACGAGTCCCTATTGGTGATCGCACATGTCTAGCTATTCGAAAATCGAACAGTCTGTTCTGCCGCCGGCCTCGCAACTGAGTTCGTCGTACGGCCGGGCCGATTTCGCGGACGCGTTCTCCGTGGATCTGCCAGAAAGAGCAGGTCACGACGTAGAGGCGCTGGCACGACACGTCTTTGCCAACCAGCCCGCATGGATTGCGATGCTGCTGGGAATCCGGGACACTCTCGTGCGGCCGCTCGGCTTGAAG
This genomic window from Paraburkholderia acidiphila contains:
- a CDS encoding MFS transporter, which encodes MSTSSSSSAEVTLDRTQSEAGHRFDTATVSIPTRVTMRVVAICLAMILAEGYDVAIYGAVLPMLTHGTDWSLSALQLGAIASCSLAGMMIGAMGAGTLSDMIGRRRMLLGSAALFSAMMAAAALAPTPAWFVVARIVGGLGLGGVVPTAAALTVEYSPPGRRSFNYALIYTGYSLGGILVALLAMNWLPTHGWRLLFGVGAAPLILVVLTARYLPESLEFLLARNRLAEARSVARALGIRHSALENEVQAQAAHTAIVSGAPIRSLFDASSVRATLAFWIAMFMGLLLLYGLSTWLPQLMRKAGFPLGSSLALLVTLNSTAALGSLLGGAVADRLGSKRVVSVLYLLAAASLCALPFAHGALQTYVLVGVAGVGTIGNTMLLGAYITRYYPPRNRATGIGWALGIGRFGAIAGPLIGGALAQAGAPLPWNFYAFAGGGFAAAIAVLAVPKHAAGIE
- a CDS encoding methyl-accepting chemotaxis protein, encoding MLQVSSNSRRFAAITLKMKLIKNLPIAGKTGVAFACAIVAFVVSACICLASVRAIDHKQKEFEASEQTLLLLKDGTADYLNIIWAVLANNLNGKAGHKAWIDQHRADFGTRLAALRSIDGTADAAQLAGAGQQEYERWLSTVVDPLVEMRRKVDASSANVGDLSALTESFGSYLGTDRLIAAMDKLDQYERERMLASGKELDSLRARIYVTILTSTVIAVIASMLAGTWLSRAVSRPLKQAVTVATRVAQGDLTASIEASSMDETGQLMRGLDAMNQSLAKIVGGVRVGTDSIATASSEIAAGNVDLSSRTEQQASSLEETAASMTELTVTVRQNADNARQANALATRASGMAEAGNESVSSMVQTIRNISSSSKQISEITAVIEGIAFQTNILALNAAVEAARAGEQGRGFAVVASEVRGLAQRSATAAREIKELIVSSVVAIQDSAKQADDVGEAMAEVKMAIKQVAGIVGEIAAASDEQSRGIDEVNQAVNQMDRFTQQNAALVEQAAAAARALEEQAMHLKNAVAVFTIDGPNFEHGSRDMAHARSLEMGSQATSEFDEVAMLG
- a CDS encoding glutathione S-transferase, which gives rise to MKTDHTLFQSSASPNSRRVRIFLAEKGITLTTRAVDLGAKEQFSDAYVAINPRRQVPTLLLPDGTAIGEVPAIWRYVEEAWPDTPPLLGTTPREKALISMWERRAELDGFSAVMEGVRNAVAGLKGRALSGPHAYDQIPEIVERSKQRVANFFADFNDRLGTVPFVAGDAFSAADITALVTIDFAAGGMKIDIPAECDALRSWYEKVSGRSSSKA
- a CDS encoding SDR family NAD(P)-dependent oxidoreductase, which encodes MEKPVVLITGALTGIGRATAFAFANSGARLAISGRRPAEGKALEAELRALGTEAAFVQADVRRDEDVRRLVDETVSRFGRLDVAVNNAGTEGRPGAIVEQTAESYAETFDTNVLGTLLSLKHELRVMTAQQSGSIVNVSSTYGHEGAAFASVYAGSKHAVEGITKSAALEVAAAGVRVNAVAPGPTDTGMLDRFTVTPENKAALAAAVPLARIGKPNDIAAAVLYLANDGAAFVTGQVLTVDGGKTAG